The following are encoded together in the Tursiops truncatus isolate mTurTru1 chromosome 10, mTurTru1.mat.Y, whole genome shotgun sequence genome:
- the ANKS1A gene encoding ankyrin repeat and SAM domain-containing protein 1A isoform X8 — MEDQDLREIGISDAQHRRKLLQAARSLPKVKALGYDGNSPLSVRSWLVSLGLQDYVPSFLSSGYSSIDTVKNLWELELVNVLKVHLLGHRKRIIASLADRPYEEPPQKPPRFSQLRCQDLLSQTSSPLSQNDSCTGRSADLLLPSGDTGRRRHDSLQDPTVPSRAERFRIQEEHREAKLTLRPPSLAAPYAPVQSWQHQPEKLIFESCGYEANYLGSMLIKDLRGTESTQDACAKMRKSTEHMKKIPTIILSITYKGVKFIDASNKNVIAEHEIRNISCAAQDPEDLCTFAYITKDLQTSHHYCHVFSTVDVNLTYEIILTLGQAFEVAYQLALQAQKSRPMGASAAEMIETKSSKPVPKPRVGMRKSAQLEPPDMDPDAQSHASVSWVVDPKPDSKRSLSTKYETTIF, encoded by the exons CCCAAG GTGAAGGCTCTGGGCTATGATGGGAACAGCCCCCTGTCAGTGCGCTCCTGGCTGGTCTCCCTGGGCCTGCAGGACTatgtcccttccttcctgtcGAGTGGCTACAGCTCCATTGACACTGTGAAGAACCTCTGGGAGCTGGAGCTTGTCAAC GTCCTAAAGGTGCACCTGCTCGGCCATCGCAAGCGCATCATCGCCTCCCTGGCAGACAGACCCTACGAGGAGCCGCCCCAGAAGCCCCCCCGGTTTTCCCAGCTGAGA TGCCAAGACTTGCTCTCGCAGACGTCGTCCCCCCTGAGCCAGAATGACTCCTGCACCGGCCGGTCGGCTGATCTGCTGCTGCCTTCTGGGGACACGGGCAGGAGGCGGCACGACAGTCTCCAAGACCCTACGGTGCCCTCTCGGGCCGAGCGCTTCAGGATCCAG GAAGAGCACCGAGAGGCCAAGCTGACCCTTCGGCCCCCAAGCCTGGCTGCCCCCTATGCCCCTGTGCAGAGTTGGCAACACCAGCCGGAGAAACTCATCTTCGAGTCCTGCGGCTATGAAGCCAAT TATCTGGGCTCCATGTTGATCAAAGATCTACGAGGGACAGAATCCACGCAAGACGCCTGTGCCAAGATGCGG AAATCCACGGAGCACATGAAGAAGATCCCCACCATCATCCTCTCCATCACCTACAAAGGTGTCAAGTTCATCGACGCCTCCAACAAG AACGTCATCGCAGAGCACGAGATCCGGAACATTTCCTGTGCAGCCCAGGACCCAGAGGACCTCTGTACCTTCGCCTACATCACCAAGGACCTGCAGACCAGCCACCACTATTGCCACGTTTTCAGCACGGTGGACGTG AACCTGACCTATGAGATCATCCTGACACTGGGGCAGGCGTTCGAGGTGGCCTATCAGCTGGCCCTACAGGCCCAGAAGTCCAGGCCAATGGGGGCCTCTGCCGCCGAGATGATCGAAACAAAATCTTCCAAACCGGTGCCTAAGCCTCGGGTCGGCATGAGGAAGTCAGCA CAGCTGGAACCGCCCGATATGGACCCAGATGCCCAGTCCCATGCCAGCGTCTCCTGGGTTGTGGACCCCAAACCAGACTCTAAGCGGAGCCTCAGCACCAAGTATGAGACCACTATCTTCTAA